In the genome of Coraliomargarita algicola, one region contains:
- a CDS encoding DUF4202 domain-containing protein: MHFKENPRFIETIAAFDALNAQDPNRVEFEGKPMPKELHDAYAMTRWVEALDPEASEAVHLAARCQHLCRWEVPRSSYPEGRGGYLKWRSDLKKWHAQKSAEILGAHAYDSTMIEAVSTINLKEGLKSNYEVQLIEDALCLVFLETQFESYLDQWDEAKVIRILQKTWAKMSARGHAAALKLKLSDRASRLVQQALS; this comes from the coding sequence ATGCATTTTAAAGAAAACCCGCGCTTTATTGAAACTATTGCCGCATTTGATGCGCTCAACGCTCAGGACCCCAATAGGGTCGAGTTTGAGGGAAAGCCCATGCCGAAGGAGTTGCACGACGCCTACGCAATGACCCGCTGGGTGGAGGCTCTCGATCCAGAAGCCAGTGAAGCCGTGCATTTAGCGGCGCGTTGCCAGCATCTATGTCGTTGGGAAGTGCCTCGTAGTAGTTACCCTGAGGGGCGAGGGGGCTATCTGAAATGGCGCAGCGATTTGAAAAAATGGCATGCTCAGAAAAGTGCCGAGATCTTAGGTGCACATGCTTACGATTCCACCATGATCGAGGCAGTGAGTACCATTAATCTGAAGGAGGGGCTGAAGTCTAATTATGAGGTGCAATTGATTGAGGATGCGCTCTGCCTGGTTTTCCTGGAAACCCAGTTTGAGTCCTATCTGGACCAGTGGGACGAGGCCAAGGTCATCCGTATATTGCAGAAGACTTGGGCTAAAATGAGTGCGCGTGGGCATGCGGCTGCGCTCAAACTGAAACTCTCAGATCGCGCCAGTCGATTGGTACAGCAAGCTTTGTCCTGA
- a CDS encoding GlxA family transcriptional regulator, protein MPIKVRFFIFPGIQMLDLAGPLAAFEIAQRHHGACSYELETVSLMGGPILCSNGLQLDSQRLSNDYCDSLIVIGSDEMASVCECTRTLDALRYAAERTNRIVSVCTGAFLLASTGLLSGVKVTTHWRFAELFRQQYPEVQLEPDRIFLKDGNVWSSAGITSGIDLALALIEEDFGESVARSVAQDLVVYLRRPGGQSQYSELLQVQARSERMSLVLSYARAHLGEDLSVDVLAEVACLSPRQFARVFREETGQTPAKAVELLRVRDAQVRIEAHTSQSLEEIALKTGFLDMERMRRSFLRLLGRPPQTVRREAKERMRRSR, encoded by the coding sequence TTGCCTATCAAAGTTAGATTCTTTATTTTCCCCGGCATACAGATGCTCGATCTCGCTGGGCCCTTGGCCGCATTTGAGATTGCGCAAAGGCATCATGGTGCGTGCAGCTACGAACTTGAGACAGTTTCTCTGATGGGGGGCCCCATCCTTTGTTCCAATGGCTTGCAGTTGGATTCCCAGCGATTATCGAACGATTATTGTGACAGCTTGATCGTGATTGGTAGCGATGAAATGGCTAGCGTATGTGAGTGTACGCGTACCTTGGATGCCCTGCGTTATGCTGCTGAGCGAACGAATCGCATAGTGAGTGTGTGCACCGGAGCTTTTTTACTGGCATCTACAGGTTTGCTCTCTGGGGTAAAGGTGACGACTCACTGGCGTTTTGCGGAGTTATTTCGCCAGCAATACCCGGAAGTCCAGCTGGAGCCAGACCGAATCTTTCTTAAAGATGGCAATGTATGGAGCTCTGCGGGGATTACCAGCGGCATCGATTTGGCACTGGCACTGATCGAAGAAGATTTCGGTGAGAGCGTGGCGCGGTCGGTCGCTCAGGATTTAGTGGTTTATTTGCGGAGGCCAGGCGGCCAATCTCAATATTCGGAGTTGCTTCAGGTTCAGGCACGTTCGGAACGTATGAGTCTAGTGCTTAGCTATGCGCGGGCTCACTTAGGCGAAGACCTAAGCGTGGATGTCCTGGCGGAGGTCGCATGTTTGAGCCCTCGCCAGTTTGCTCGTGTTTTTCGTGAGGAAACGGGGCAAACGCCCGCTAAGGCTGTAGAATTATTACGCGTGAGGGACGCTCAAGTCAGGATCGAAGCGCACACTTCACAGTCGTTGGAAGAAATTGCTCTAAAAACAGGCTTTCTGGATATGGAGAGAATGCGTCGTTCTTTTTTACGCTTGCTGGGACGTCCTCCGCAGACCGTGCGACGTGAGGCTAAGGAGCGTATGCGGCGCAGTCGGTAA
- a CDS encoding DUF6503 family protein, with product MSATQEAHGLRAWWGKEVVVADVEIIFGGNPIVQGTFSFEAHGPRARYDRQDGVSVIFDGNTAWVTPADAAAPKGRFHVLTWPWFIMAPFKMQGDGIHLSDLNSAEVEGKVYDTVLQTFGQDMGDTPDDWYRFYLDPKTQLVDAMAYIVTFGKDVETANQSPSILKYFDYVDADGPMIATRYEFWYWNPEQHTVVGDAPKGVGTVSNIRYTTKQAADFSVPTGARELPLK from the coding sequence GTGTCAGCGACGCAAGAGGCGCACGGATTACGTGCATGGTGGGGGAAAGAAGTGGTCGTTGCCGATGTGGAAATTATCTTTGGCGGAAATCCGATTGTGCAGGGCACATTTAGCTTCGAAGCACATGGGCCACGTGCTCGCTATGACCGTCAAGATGGTGTATCTGTTATTTTTGATGGCAACACTGCATGGGTGACGCCGGCGGATGCGGCGGCACCCAAAGGACGTTTCCATGTGCTCACATGGCCATGGTTTATTATGGCACCCTTTAAAATGCAGGGCGACGGGATTCATTTGAGTGATCTCAACAGCGCTGAAGTCGAGGGCAAAGTATATGACACGGTCTTGCAAACCTTTGGCCAAGATATGGGCGATACACCTGATGATTGGTACCGCTTCTATCTCGATCCCAAAACACAACTGGTGGATGCCATGGCTTACATTGTAACTTTTGGCAAAGACGTGGAGACCGCCAATCAGTCGCCATCAATTCTTAAGTATTTTGATTATGTCGATGCCGATGGACCGATGATTGCCACACGCTATGAGTTTTGGTATTGGAATCCAGAGCAGCATACAGTCGTTGGTGATGCACCGAAAGGTGTTGGCACTGTTTCTAATATTCGTTACACGACGAAACAAGCGGCCGACTTCTCGGTGCCGACTGGTGCGCGTGAATTGCCGCTTAAATAG
- a CDS encoding DUF547 domain-containing protein — MKYFSLLWGFCLVLNIAESKVGDSVYAVLLQKYVQADGVSYQAWADNAKDVKALDLVLSNWSQVNVAQLAPEEQKAFYINLYNAAMLQAVLQRYPIDSVKDIGLIPFSIFRKNYIKQGDRNLSLDDIEKGILLQQFPDPRIHFAVNCASVSCPPLRQEPYRAELLNAQLEEQARLFAASDRAARVDSRKQRTAYSELFNWYASDFGVDNPALFLNRYRSDALPPQYEVTWIDYDWSLNSAE; from the coding sequence ATGAAATATTTTTCGCTACTGTGGGGCTTTTGCCTCGTTCTTAATATTGCTGAGTCCAAGGTCGGTGATTCCGTTTATGCGGTTCTATTACAGAAGTATGTGCAGGCTGACGGTGTGAGCTATCAAGCCTGGGCGGATAATGCTAAGGATGTCAAAGCGCTGGATCTTGTTCTGTCGAATTGGTCGCAGGTGAATGTGGCGCAACTTGCGCCTGAGGAGCAAAAAGCATTTTACATTAACCTGTATAATGCGGCGATGCTTCAAGCAGTGCTGCAGCGCTATCCGATTGACTCTGTGAAAGATATCGGGCTGATTCCATTTAGTATCTTTAGGAAAAATTACATTAAGCAAGGAGACCGAAACTTGAGTCTGGATGATATCGAGAAGGGGATCTTGTTGCAGCAGTTCCCCGATCCACGGATTCATTTTGCTGTCAATTGCGCCAGTGTGAGTTGTCCGCCCTTGCGACAGGAGCCCTATCGGGCTGAACTGCTCAACGCACAGCTTGAAGAGCAGGCACGCTTGTTTGCCGCCAGCGACCGGGCCGCGCGTGTGGATTCTCGGAAGCAGCGCACGGCATATTCTGAATTGTTTAATTGGTATGCATCTGATTTTGGTGTGGATAATCCCGCTCTCTTTTTAAACCGTTATCGTTCGGACGCATTGCCGCCTCAATATGAGGTGACTTGGATCGATTATGACTGGTCGCTCAATTCTGCGGAATAA
- a CDS encoding NAD(P)-binding domain-containing protein, whose protein sequence is MQNLITRYTHWLHTRWPAGGVEKGPSVNADGTTRLKGVRVVGDLTGVPLLKFSADTGAKAVLSILEEPDFKPGAGNDARIHDLVIVGAGVSGLAAAIEAKKAGLSYMLFEADESFSTIQNFPRKKPIYTYPSEMTPVGELRFESKVKEDLLLELQAQQEAHGIETTSAKVEHIERDGGVLRVKLAQGAPVRAQRVIVAIGRTGNYRKLNVPGENLDKVSNRLIDAGEHAGQQVLVVGGGDSALEAAIALAEADASVTLSYRKTEFSRAKPENVERVQELASNGQLQMLLGTQLQEINEDHVVLCGEDSEDCKIANDYVFTLIGREPPLDFFRKSSIPVTGDWTPKIWGGLIAFMLLMTFLYHLKAYKTFLGIPNTNLWQIFASKQWFPFNIPVVGGEGSLLYTFLNAARNDPGFTFALIYTTVILVFGVRRMRRRQTPYVKLQTSTLMAVQVIPLFILPYLLFPYLYHHGVFTNGGFGEWFGRTFLSDGQGGDPNQFWRSFGFILAWPLFIYNIFTAAPIWGWIVFGFVQTFVVIPLIVWRWGKGAYCGWICSCGAMAETLGDQHRHKMPHGAKWNKLNMIGQWVLAIAFVLLALRIIGWVTPWEGFDQAIAGFIDKNELFSYKVLIDLWLAGAIGYGLYFHLSGRVWCRFACPLAALMHIYARFSQFRIFAEKKKCISCNVCTSVCHQGIDIMNFANKGLPMEDPECVRCSACVQSCPTGVLSFGRMSRSGGVVLDKLAASPIQMQELQDLTPVDQFLSNARKRGETF, encoded by the coding sequence ATGCAAAACTTAATTACACGTTATACGCATTGGCTGCATACACGTTGGCCTGCTGGCGGAGTTGAAAAGGGACCGAGTGTCAATGCCGACGGCACGACTCGCTTGAAGGGAGTCCGTGTTGTGGGAGATCTCACTGGGGTGCCTTTACTTAAGTTTTCCGCAGATACGGGGGCTAAGGCTGTTTTAAGTATTTTGGAAGAGCCCGACTTTAAACCAGGCGCGGGTAATGATGCCCGCATCCATGATCTGGTGATTGTCGGGGCAGGGGTTTCAGGTTTAGCCGCCGCGATTGAAGCCAAAAAAGCGGGTCTTAGCTATATGCTATTTGAGGCCGACGAGAGCTTTTCCACCATTCAGAATTTTCCACGTAAAAAGCCGATTTACACCTATCCCAGCGAAATGACGCCTGTCGGCGAATTACGGTTTGAATCCAAGGTAAAAGAAGACCTTTTACTGGAGCTGCAGGCACAACAAGAGGCGCATGGCATCGAAACTACCTCAGCTAAGGTTGAGCACATCGAACGTGATGGAGGCGTGCTACGCGTGAAATTAGCGCAAGGCGCGCCCGTGCGTGCGCAGCGCGTAATCGTCGCGATTGGCCGCACGGGAAACTATCGCAAACTCAATGTGCCAGGCGAGAATTTGGACAAAGTATCGAACCGCTTGATCGATGCGGGGGAACATGCGGGACAACAGGTGTTGGTCGTCGGTGGGGGAGATTCTGCACTAGAAGCCGCAATTGCATTGGCAGAAGCGGATGCCAGCGTGACTTTAAGCTATCGCAAAACAGAGTTTTCACGCGCTAAGCCCGAGAATGTTGAGCGTGTTCAGGAACTGGCCTCCAATGGACAGTTGCAGATGCTGCTGGGAACTCAGCTACAGGAAATTAATGAGGACCATGTAGTCCTCTGTGGTGAGGATTCAGAAGATTGTAAAATTGCTAACGACTACGTATTCACATTGATTGGCCGCGAACCGCCGCTGGATTTCTTTCGCAAGTCCAGTATTCCAGTTACGGGCGATTGGACGCCGAAGATTTGGGGCGGGCTGATCGCATTTATGCTGCTGATGACCTTTTTATATCATCTGAAGGCATATAAGACTTTTCTGGGAATTCCCAACACAAACCTTTGGCAGATTTTTGCTAGTAAGCAATGGTTCCCCTTTAATATTCCCGTAGTCGGCGGGGAGGGCAGCTTGCTGTATACCTTCCTGAATGCGGCGCGCAATGATCCGGGATTTACCTTTGCGCTGATTTACACGACCGTGATCCTGGTGTTTGGTGTCCGCCGCATGCGTCGCCGTCAGACGCCCTATGTGAAGTTGCAGACCAGCACTTTAATGGCTGTTCAGGTGATTCCGTTATTCATTCTGCCGTATTTGCTATTTCCCTACCTTTATCACCATGGAGTATTTACCAATGGTGGCTTCGGAGAATGGTTTGGCAGAACCTTTTTGTCAGACGGTCAAGGTGGTGATCCCAATCAGTTTTGGCGCTCCTTTGGTTTTATTCTAGCTTGGCCACTTTTTATTTATAACATCTTCACTGCAGCTCCCATTTGGGGGTGGATCGTTTTTGGCTTTGTTCAAACCTTTGTAGTGATCCCACTGATTGTATGGCGTTGGGGAAAGGGAGCCTATTGCGGGTGGATATGCTCTTGCGGGGCGATGGCGGAAACGCTGGGGGACCAACATCGGCATAAAATGCCACATGGAGCTAAATGGAATAAGCTCAATATGATTGGGCAGTGGGTTTTGGCCATCGCATTTGTTTTATTAGCGCTGCGTATTATCGGCTGGGTGACGCCATGGGAGGGATTCGATCAAGCCATTGCGGGCTTTATTGATAAGAACGAATTATTCAGCTATAAAGTGTTGATTGACCTCTGGCTCGCGGGGGCGATTGGTTACGGCTTATACTTTCATCTGTCCGGGCGTGTTTGGTGTCGTTTTGCATGCCCATTGGCGGCACTGATGCACATTTATGCCCGTTTTTCGCAATTCCGCATTTTCGCTGAAAAGAAAAAATGTATCTCCTGCAATGTGTGCACTTCGGTGTGTCATCAGGGGATCGACATTATGAACTTTGCCAATAAGGGCCTCCCCATGGAAGATCCGGAGTGTGTGCGTTGTTCCGCATGTGTCCAATCGTGCCCCACTGGTGTCTTAAGCTTCGGTCGCATGAGCCGTTCGGGGGGAGTGGTCTTAGATAAGCTGGCAGCTTCGCCTATTCAGATGCAGGAGTTACAAGACTTGACGCCAGTGGATCAATTCTTATCGAACGCACGTAAGCGGGGCGAGACATTCTAA
- a CDS encoding glycosyltransferase has product MNLLSLFVFALYTSCSILLLLYGMNTYLVLFLYWRKRNANLHSDATTESQFEQNFAGREDLPVVTTQIPLYNEINVAERVIRAVAAIDYPHACHEIQVLDDSDDETCALVDQVAADLRAQGHWIEVFRRADRIGYKAGALEEGMAVCHGEFIAIFDSDFIPPADFLRRTLAHLWADEKCALVQARWDHVNQDQSWLTRVQAMGIDGHFVIEQTARNRNGLFMNFCGTAGVWRREAIDDSGGWQHDTVTEDLDLSYRAQMRGWRFHYLPSLRVPAELPPTYSAFKSQQYRWAKGTLQTARKLLPTVWRSPMPLFKKLQATVHLTRYGLNLQMALIALLVLPLIVSLGESGVWFYRSVLFISLLVPAAIGPSLGYVVCQYSEHPDTWKQRIAVLPFLLIVGFGICLSNGKAVLAGLFGNDSTFVRTPKAGETSLKDYWVQRDWMPRIEIIFAAYCALTIGVLGYLGQYALMPFIAVYTLGFGVVGSKGLVEARV; this is encoded by the coding sequence ATGAATTTGCTCAGTCTATTCGTTTTCGCCCTCTATACATCCTGTAGTATTCTATTGTTACTCTATGGGATGAATACCTACCTAGTGCTCTTTCTCTATTGGCGGAAGCGCAATGCCAACTTGCACAGCGATGCCACGACTGAATCGCAATTTGAGCAGAATTTTGCTGGACGAGAAGATTTGCCTGTCGTGACGACTCAGATTCCACTTTATAATGAGATCAATGTGGCCGAGCGTGTGATACGAGCTGTGGCGGCGATCGATTATCCTCACGCATGTCATGAGATTCAAGTGCTGGATGATTCAGATGACGAAACCTGTGCTTTAGTTGACCAAGTGGCGGCAGATTTACGCGCTCAAGGACATTGGATAGAAGTTTTTCGAAGAGCAGATCGGATCGGGTATAAGGCTGGCGCACTAGAGGAGGGGATGGCGGTCTGTCATGGTGAGTTTATCGCGATTTTTGACAGCGATTTCATCCCTCCTGCTGACTTTCTACGTCGTACACTCGCTCACTTGTGGGCAGATGAAAAATGTGCTCTGGTGCAGGCGCGCTGGGATCATGTAAATCAGGACCAATCTTGGCTTACGCGGGTGCAAGCCATGGGAATTGATGGGCACTTTGTCATCGAACAGACGGCTCGAAATCGCAACGGATTGTTTATGAATTTTTGCGGCACGGCCGGGGTCTGGCGCCGTGAAGCGATTGATGATTCAGGCGGCTGGCAACACGATACCGTGACTGAAGATTTGGATTTGTCCTATCGTGCACAGATGCGCGGCTGGCGCTTTCACTATTTACCGTCATTACGCGTACCCGCGGAGCTGCCGCCGACATACAGCGCTTTCAAAAGTCAACAATACCGCTGGGCCAAGGGAACCTTGCAAACCGCGCGTAAACTCCTGCCCACCGTATGGCGTTCTCCGATGCCTTTGTTTAAAAAATTACAAGCGACGGTCCACTTGACCCGCTATGGCTTAAACTTGCAGATGGCATTGATTGCGCTTCTGGTGCTTCCACTCATTGTTTCGCTCGGCGAGAGTGGCGTTTGGTTTTATCGTTCCGTCTTATTCATTAGTTTATTAGTGCCTGCTGCGATCGGGCCTAGTTTGGGCTATGTTGTTTGCCAATACAGCGAACATCCAGATACCTGGAAGCAACGTATCGCCGTCCTCCCATTTTTACTTATTGTTGGCTTTGGGATTTGTTTGTCCAATGGTAAAGCTGTGCTCGCTGGCTTGTTTGGTAACGATAGCACCTTTGTGCGCACGCCCAAAGCGGGCGAGACCAGTCTTAAAGATTACTGGGTCCAGCGAGATTGGATGCCGCGCATTGAGATTATTTTTGCCGCTTATTGTGCGCTGACAATTGGCGTGTTGGGATACCTGGGGCAATATGCCTTAATGCCATTTATTGCCGTGTATACACTTGGTTTCGGCGTGGTCGGCTCTAAAGGCTTGGTAGAGGCTCGAGTCTAG
- a CDS encoding glycosyltransferase — translation MYARNLAWMLCLLLAGVGAGGYAWVTPDFDASGLPRVLCYLLLGGAGMLSVFLFPRFQRRRSVVFAIWIPAILLRVVLLPTAPSDDVSRYLWEGHLVSEGISPYAQTADAESLRQYRDAQWVQMNHKDQATAYPPLSELAFAAVVSVAYHPLAFKLFFVIADLLTLAAVLRLLQVRGLSLQYSGFYALSPVVLIAYAGEGHFDALMVAALMWGFWAAAVGRDKWAVCFVSLATGVKWITLPLLPFFIWGQRKHSGESTFLNRVYRRSPYLLLSLVILLLPTIYFVPSLPALFAGLFKFGGTRSFNGPIYDLLLLGIGLPRSLCSALVMFLFASVCLWRWHEREQSTLDAHGRWILGALIVLSPTVHFWYLAWILPLVCLRPSLPWILLSLSSAVYFMVWSNDVWGLSLLQRFVFWLPFFTALCYEWWSTRGRVVLPCQRPRDEVVTVSIVIPTLNVADQLLGALQSVSAQSLMPCEVICVDAGSRDATLKLARQSELGVRVIQSEQGRGQQIATGVAAATGTWVCILHADAALAPTAIEQLSRSVRADPSVCGGAMGQRFEQAQAELLPIELLNDARALFTRTAFGDQVQFFHRDTALRYQLMPRQPLMEDVESSWRLRETGGFLFLNLPCEVCHRSWKASEWLTRFRLVMRLVARYRFVRLSSRAQAEALSYRLYDEYYNQRK, via the coding sequence ATGTATGCACGTAATCTAGCTTGGATGCTCTGCCTGTTGCTCGCAGGCGTGGGGGCGGGGGGCTATGCCTGGGTGACGCCTGATTTTGATGCCTCGGGATTGCCTCGTGTGCTGTGCTATCTTTTGCTGGGGGGGGCAGGTATGCTAAGCGTTTTTTTGTTTCCCCGCTTTCAGCGTCGGCGCTCTGTTGTATTCGCAATTTGGATACCAGCGATTTTGTTGCGGGTCGTGCTTTTGCCGACTGCGCCTTCAGATGATGTGAGTCGATATCTGTGGGAGGGGCATCTAGTGAGTGAAGGGATCAGTCCATATGCACAAACTGCTGATGCGGAATCCCTTCGTCAGTATCGTGATGCACAATGGGTGCAGATGAATCACAAAGACCAAGCGACTGCCTATCCGCCATTGTCGGAGTTAGCTTTTGCTGCGGTGGTGTCCGTTGCGTATCATCCGCTTGCATTTAAGCTATTTTTTGTGATCGCGGATCTATTAACTTTGGCGGCAGTGTTACGCCTGTTGCAAGTGCGCGGGCTGTCACTCCAGTATTCTGGATTTTATGCACTTTCACCGGTTGTATTAATCGCCTATGCGGGGGAAGGGCATTTTGATGCACTGATGGTGGCCGCTTTGATGTGGGGCTTTTGGGCGGCGGCTGTGGGCCGCGATAAGTGGGCGGTGTGTTTCGTCTCCTTGGCCACTGGAGTAAAGTGGATTACTCTGCCCTTGCTACCATTCTTTATTTGGGGACAGAGGAAGCATTCCGGCGAATCTACATTCTTAAATCGGGTGTACCGACGAAGCCCATATCTCTTACTTTCTTTAGTGATCTTGCTTTTGCCGACGATTTATTTTGTGCCATCCTTGCCCGCTTTGTTCGCAGGCCTGTTTAAGTTCGGGGGCACGCGTAGTTTTAATGGTCCTATTTACGATTTATTGCTGTTGGGCATCGGATTACCACGAAGCTTGTGCTCGGCGCTTGTGATGTTTCTTTTCGCATCTGTTTGCCTCTGGCGATGGCATGAGCGGGAGCAGTCCACCTTGGATGCGCATGGCCGCTGGATTCTGGGAGCTTTAATCGTTTTGTCGCCGACAGTACATTTCTGGTATCTTGCTTGGATTTTACCTCTAGTATGTCTGCGGCCAAGTTTGCCTTGGATTTTGCTGTCTTTGAGTAGCGCTGTCTATTTCATGGTCTGGTCAAATGATGTGTGGGGACTCAGCTTGCTACAGCGTTTTGTGTTCTGGTTGCCCTTTTTTACTGCTTTGTGTTACGAGTGGTGGAGCACGCGCGGGCGTGTTGTATTGCCCTGTCAGCGTCCCAGGGATGAAGTGGTCACAGTCTCGATTGTAATACCGACTTTGAACGTTGCGGATCAATTGTTGGGAGCTTTGCAAAGTGTGAGCGCGCAAAGTCTCATGCCTTGCGAAGTCATCTGTGTCGATGCTGGCTCCAGAGATGCCACGTTGAAACTGGCCCGGCAGAGTGAACTTGGTGTACGCGTCATTCAATCAGAGCAGGGGCGAGGGCAGCAGATCGCTACGGGCGTTGCCGCGGCCACCGGGACATGGGTATGTATCTTGCATGCCGATGCGGCACTAGCGCCCACGGCCATTGAGCAGTTGAGCCGAAGTGTGCGCGCGGATCCATCGGTTTGCGGGGGTGCCATGGGGCAGCGTTTTGAGCAGGCACAAGCGGAACTGCTGCCGATTGAACTGTTGAACGATGCGCGTGCATTGTTTACGCGCACCGCATTCGGAGATCAGGTTCAGTTTTTTCATCGTGATACAGCCTTACGGTATCAATTGATGCCGCGACAACCACTGATGGAGGATGTGGAATCGAGCTGGCGTTTGCGAGAGACTGGCGGTTTTCTATTTTTGAATCTTCCCTGTGAGGTGTGTCATCGTAGCTGGAAAGCTTCGGAGTGGTTGACGCGATTCAGATTGGTTATGCGTCTGGTTGCTCGCTACCGGTTCGTACGTTTGTCTAGTCGAGCTCAAGCAGAAGCTTTAAGCTATAGGCTGTACGATGAATATTATAATCAGCGCAAATAA